One window of the Paenibacillus beijingensis genome contains the following:
- a CDS encoding ABC transporter substrate-binding protein, translating into MLFRSRYAVLILTVFVFLLAACGNNGGASSENSASSSTNTASSTSANSSTTTSTEAASEVRTFKDAFGDVEIKGVPQRVVALDWVYIEDVLATGIQPVGAADIEGYKTWVKVKVPLGDDVQDVGARFEPNLEQITALKPDLIIGVKFRHEKIADQLRAIAPTLIFDPISEEALKDGYKEMEDTFMTIADVLGKKDEGQKMLDNLEVIYSNAKEKLRENKAGTSYVLTQAYSYQNAASFRLFTDTSFPVHILSKLGMTNAYKADKLEEFGMSETTVETLTKVQDASLITMIQTDDEFLNNFMKDNPVWTNLKFVKESRIYPLGGDTWPFGGPLSAETFTERVVSVLGQ; encoded by the coding sequence ATGCTGTTTCGTTCGCGTTATGCTGTTCTCATCTTGACTGTGTTTGTATTTCTTCTTGCCGCTTGCGGCAACAACGGAGGGGCGTCATCCGAAAATTCTGCTTCATCTTCGACGAATACCGCTTCAAGCACATCGGCTAATTCATCAACAACCACATCCACCGAGGCTGCTTCAGAGGTTCGAACGTTCAAAGACGCCTTTGGTGATGTGGAAATCAAAGGCGTTCCGCAACGAGTCGTCGCTCTCGATTGGGTATACATTGAAGATGTGCTGGCGACAGGAATTCAGCCGGTAGGAGCTGCCGATATTGAAGGTTACAAGACATGGGTAAAGGTGAAGGTGCCTCTCGGGGACGATGTACAGGACGTTGGCGCACGTTTCGAACCGAATCTGGAGCAAATCACTGCTTTGAAACCGGACCTCATTATCGGGGTTAAGTTTCGTCATGAAAAAATCGCCGACCAGCTGAGAGCGATTGCGCCGACGCTCATTTTCGATCCGATATCGGAAGAGGCGCTCAAGGATGGCTATAAAGAAATGGAAGACACGTTCATGACGATTGCCGACGTATTGGGGAAAAAGGACGAAGGGCAAAAAATGCTCGACAACCTGGAGGTAATATACAGCAATGCAAAGGAGAAGTTGAGAGAGAATAAAGCCGGAACCAGCTATGTTCTGACACAGGCGTATTCGTACCAAAACGCGGCAAGCTTCCGGCTTTTTACAGATACTTCGTTCCCTGTGCACATCTTGTCCAAACTTGGCATGACTAACGCTTATAAAGCCGATAAGTTAGAAGAGTTCGGTATGTCGGAGACGACCGTCGAGACGCTTACGAAGGTGCAGGATGCGAGCTTGATTACGATGATCCAGACGGATGACGAATTCCTCAACAATTTCATGAAGGACAACCCGGTTTGGACAAATTTGAAATTTGTCAAGGAGAGCCGTATCTATCCGCTTGGAGGCGATACATGGCCGTTCGGCGGTCCATTGTCCGCTGAAACGTTCACAGAGCGTGTCGTTTCGGTACTCGGTCAATGA
- a CDS encoding ABC transporter ATP-binding protein produces MNQLHTKQLNISYADRLIVNNLNLSIPMGKITALVGANGSGKSTILKTMARIMKPTGGGVFLNGKSIHSQSTKEIAKQLAILPQSPTAPDGLTVSELVSYGRFPHQKGMGSLKKEDKEIINWAVQATGLEAFSDRPVDQLSGGQRQRAWIAMALAQETDLLFLDEPTTYLDMTHQLEVLKLLQRLNAEQGRTIVMVVHDLNHATRFAQHMVAIKHGVVVSEGTPQEVMTHDVLRNVFGIEADVVYCSRSGVPLCLPYELANKEADTTFSKEQTHSEGLLKEASA; encoded by the coding sequence ATGAATCAACTGCATACGAAACAATTGAATATCTCTTATGCTGACCGGCTAATTGTGAATAACTTGAATTTGTCCATTCCGATGGGGAAAATCACTGCACTTGTTGGCGCCAACGGATCCGGGAAATCAACGATACTGAAAACGATGGCCCGCATTATGAAACCAACAGGCGGAGGCGTATTTCTTAACGGCAAGTCGATCCACAGCCAGTCAACGAAAGAAATTGCCAAGCAGCTTGCAATATTGCCGCAAAGCCCGACTGCGCCTGATGGATTGACCGTATCAGAGCTCGTTTCCTACGGACGGTTCCCGCACCAGAAAGGTATGGGTTCACTAAAGAAGGAAGACAAGGAGATTATCAACTGGGCGGTACAGGCAACAGGGTTGGAGGCATTCTCCGACAGGCCTGTCGATCAACTGTCCGGCGGACAACGGCAGCGGGCCTGGATTGCGATGGCGCTTGCCCAGGAAACGGATCTGCTGTTTCTGGATGAACCGACGACGTACCTCGATATGACTCATCAGTTAGAGGTGCTGAAGCTGCTGCAGCGATTGAATGCGGAACAAGGCCGAACAATCGTAATGGTCGTTCATGACCTGAATCATGCAACCCGCTTTGCACAGCATATGGTGGCGATCAAACATGGGGTTGTCGTTAGCGAAGGAACGCCGCAAGAGGTGATGACACACGACGTACTGCGGAATGTATTCGGCATTGAAGCGGATGTCGTCTACTGTTCGAGGTCGGGAGTGCCGCTTTGCCTGCCTTATGAGCTTGCGAACAAGGAAGCGGATACAACATTCAGCAAAGAACAAACTCACTCCGAAGGGCTCCTCAAAGAAGCATCGGCATAA
- a CDS encoding iron ABC transporter permease, with amino-acid sequence MSRYLLVFGGGVILLVGMLFLNITQGDAGLGIQTVIEAIVAPQDVTEHHIIRTLRLSRATMGMIAGSSLAAAGVLLQTITRNPLSSAQTLGINSGAFLAITVVVVFFPSLSSYSLVIAFIGGFAAIALVYAMAGGITASPLRLTLAGIAVAMAIGAVTGTLQLMYEEDAGKLLAWGSGSLEQNNWDGVRFASPWIFPAALIALGLSKSLDLFELGDEMAQSLGQRVRFVRVTALLLAVLLAAATVSVVGGIGFIGLIAPHLMRMMGIKRHLPLLISSMIWGAVVLLGADTLARMVAVGVEEMPVGAVTAIIGGPWMIWLAIRARRGGGRFQSSSDSSSLAALSSRRIPYPVLLAILSVLAVVILLAGISLGSLRLQIADILAAMATGGGEDMTRNIIFNMRLPRMAVAAVSGAALAASGLLLQGVVKNPLADPSIIGVSSGAGVGALILLIALPQINISWLPLAAFAGAFVSTAIVYAVSRRSGMNPGILVLVGIAVSAMGTGIIQALVIKAQLRASSALAWLAGSTYARTWEQLWPLMIWPAVLLPFAWWLCRKLDLLAMSEEVPTGLGVHVVRTRIWAGFIGVALAAAAVATVGTIGFVGLIAPHAARILIGHNHRRLLPATLLIGALLLMAADLAGRLLLSPKEIPSGLVVALLGAPYFIALMRKSAARK; translated from the coding sequence TTGAGCCGCTATTTACTGGTGTTCGGCGGGGGGGTTATCCTACTCGTCGGCATGCTCTTCCTGAACATTACCCAGGGAGATGCAGGTCTCGGCATTCAAACCGTGATTGAGGCAATCGTTGCTCCTCAGGACGTAACGGAGCATCACATTATTCGTACACTCCGCCTCTCCCGGGCAACGATGGGGATGATTGCCGGATCCTCCTTGGCCGCAGCCGGAGTGCTGCTGCAAACCATAACACGAAACCCGTTGTCTTCGGCCCAAACGCTCGGCATCAACTCAGGCGCATTTCTGGCCATTACGGTCGTGGTTGTCTTTTTTCCCTCCCTTTCTTCATACTCGCTCGTGATCGCGTTTATCGGAGGCTTCGCCGCCATTGCTCTTGTTTATGCCATGGCCGGAGGCATAACGGCTTCCCCGCTGCGGCTCACGCTTGCCGGTATTGCCGTAGCCATGGCCATCGGGGCCGTAACCGGAACACTGCAATTGATGTACGAGGAGGATGCGGGCAAGTTGCTCGCGTGGGGGTCGGGCTCGCTTGAGCAAAACAATTGGGACGGTGTCCGTTTTGCATCCCCCTGGATATTTCCGGCAGCTCTGATTGCCCTTGGATTATCCAAATCGCTCGACTTGTTCGAACTTGGTGATGAAATGGCGCAATCGCTCGGGCAGCGGGTACGTTTCGTGCGCGTGACGGCCCTTCTGCTCGCTGTCCTCCTGGCGGCAGCGACCGTCAGCGTAGTTGGCGGGATCGGATTTATCGGGCTGATTGCTCCCCACTTGATGCGTATGATGGGGATCAAGCGTCATTTGCCGCTTCTCATTTCCTCCATGATTTGGGGAGCCGTCGTATTGCTTGGCGCCGATACACTCGCACGGATGGTTGCGGTTGGTGTTGAAGAAATGCCGGTCGGAGCCGTAACCGCGATCATCGGAGGACCGTGGATGATCTGGCTTGCGATACGTGCGCGCAGAGGGGGCGGTCGCTTTCAGAGCTCTTCGGATTCTTCATCGCTGGCTGCTCTGTCGTCGCGACGTATCCCTTACCCTGTTCTGCTCGCGATACTGTCGGTTCTTGCCGTCGTGATCTTGCTTGCTGGCATCTCCCTGGGAAGCTTGAGGCTGCAAATTGCGGATATCTTAGCAGCCATGGCGACTGGAGGCGGCGAAGATATGACCCGTAACATTATATTCAATATGCGGCTTCCGCGCATGGCAGTCGCGGCAGTTTCCGGAGCGGCGCTCGCGGCCAGCGGTCTGCTGCTGCAAGGCGTTGTGAAAAATCCGCTGGCCGATCCCTCGATCATCGGGGTAAGCTCGGGGGCAGGTGTGGGCGCGCTTATTCTTTTGATTGCGCTGCCGCAGATTAACATCTCGTGGCTTCCGCTCGCCGCTTTTGCAGGTGCTTTCGTAAGCACGGCAATCGTCTATGCCGTTTCCAGACGAAGCGGCATGAATCCTGGAATACTGGTATTGGTCGGCATTGCGGTTTCGGCAATGGGAACGGGTATTATTCAGGCGCTTGTCATTAAAGCCCAGTTGCGGGCGAGCTCGGCGCTTGCCTGGTTGGCAGGCAGCACATACGCCCGTACGTGGGAGCAATTGTGGCCGCTTATGATCTGGCCCGCAGTGCTGCTGCCGTTCGCCTGGTGGCTCTGCCGCAAGCTGGATTTGCTTGCGATGAGTGAGGAGGTTCCGACAGGGCTCGGCGTTCATGTCGTTCGGACACGGATTTGGGCAGGATTTATCGGGGTCGCTTTGGCTGCAGCAGCGGTAGCGACGGTTGGGACGATCGGTTTTGTCGGCCTGATCGCACCGCATGCGGCCCGCATTCTCATCGGTCATAACCACCGGCGACTGCTGCCTGCGACGTTGTTGATCGGTGCTTTGCTTCTCATGGCCGCGGATTTAGCCGGCCGTCTCTTGCTCAGCCCGAAGGAGATCCCTTCCGGACTTGTCGTGGCGTTATTGGGAGCACCGTATTTTATTGCATTGATGAGAAAAAGTGCCGCGCGGAAATGA
- a CDS encoding dipeptidase, which translates to MRLSTHYEQFLQNNRNRHLEELKQFLSIPSISALSEHKPNMVQAAEWTAEALRQIGIENVQVIPTEGNPVVYGDWLKAEGKPTSLIYGHYDVQPVDPLHLWETPPFEPEIIENKIFARGASDNKGQMFIHIKALEALLASDGTLPVNVKLCFEGEEEIGSVHFDAFIKAHKERLAADVLVISDSVMYAKGKPAIIYGLRGLCGMQIDVKGPKGDLHSGLYGGAVQNPIHALVQILDSMRNKQGEITIDGFYDQVRNVSEEEREQFRSLQFNEEQMSQELQVTELFGEKDYSVLERTWVRPTLEINGIYGGFKGEGNKTVLPSEAHAKITCRLVPDQDPDDIVERIQRHIDRHTPPGAVVTTTRFDSGKPFVTPFDHPAIQAAGRAYRYAYGVEAVYIRSGGSIPIVETFATVLNIPVVMMGFGLNDENIHAPNEHFHLDNFDKGIITVCQYWFELEDSL; encoded by the coding sequence ATGCGATTGAGTACTCATTACGAACAATTTTTGCAGAACAATCGAAATCGGCACCTGGAGGAATTAAAGCAATTTCTATCCATTCCCAGCATCAGCGCTTTATCCGAGCATAAACCGAATATGGTCCAGGCGGCCGAATGGACAGCCGAGGCGCTTCGTCAAATTGGCATCGAAAATGTGCAAGTCATCCCGACCGAGGGTAATCCTGTCGTATATGGTGATTGGCTCAAAGCTGAAGGGAAGCCGACTTCCTTGATTTACGGACATTATGATGTGCAGCCGGTCGATCCCCTTCATCTGTGGGAAACTCCTCCATTCGAACCTGAAATTATTGAGAATAAGATTTTTGCCCGCGGAGCCAGCGATAACAAAGGTCAGATGTTTATCCATATCAAAGCATTGGAAGCGCTGCTCGCATCGGACGGAACTCTGCCCGTCAATGTAAAGCTCTGTTTTGAGGGAGAGGAAGAAATCGGAAGCGTACATTTTGATGCGTTTATCAAAGCGCACAAGGAACGCCTGGCAGCCGATGTGCTGGTCATTTCGGATTCTGTGATGTACGCCAAAGGGAAACCGGCCATTATTTACGGTCTGCGAGGATTGTGCGGCATGCAAATCGACGTAAAAGGACCCAAAGGGGATCTGCATTCGGGCCTGTATGGCGGAGCTGTACAAAATCCAATTCATGCACTTGTTCAAATCCTTGATTCAATGCGAAATAAACAGGGTGAAATCACGATCGACGGCTTTTATGATCAAGTGCGGAATGTATCGGAAGAGGAACGTGAACAGTTTCGTTCACTGCAATTTAATGAAGAGCAAATGTCTCAAGAGTTACAGGTGACGGAACTTTTTGGCGAAAAAGATTACTCTGTCCTGGAACGCACCTGGGTACGGCCAACGCTGGAAATTAACGGGATCTATGGCGGTTTTAAAGGTGAGGGGAATAAAACGGTTCTTCCTTCGGAAGCGCACGCGAAAATTACGTGCCGCCTGGTACCCGATCAGGATCCTGACGACATCGTTGAACGGATTCAACGCCATATTGACAGGCATACTCCGCCAGGGGCAGTGGTGACGACTACACGTTTTGACTCGGGAAAGCCTTTCGTTACGCCGTTTGATCATCCGGCTATCCAAGCAGCGGGACGCGCTTATCGTTACGCTTACGGAGTAGAAGCGGTATATATTCGAAGCGGTGGATCGATCCCTATTGTTGAAACGTTCGCTACTGTCTTAAACATACCTGTCGTTATGATGGGATTTGGGTTGAACGATGAGAACATCCACGCCCCTAACGAGCATTTCCATTTGGATAACTTTGATAAAGGGATAATCACAGTATGCCAGTATTGGTTTGAACTCGAGGATTCTCTGTAA
- a CDS encoding nitroreductase family protein has product MEITDTSIARTIRERRTIRDFNGEPMSRETVNELLNDAVWAPFHSSKEPWRFILFTGEGRKVFADAVINAYTKDESAEWIDWAIKTYLHLSQAHLLVVIKADPRQKYFEDAFLAAGALIQNLQLLAWERKVGVVWKTSDYILLPKFLNAVGVKPGERVVGALHLGYFNDDKIPRPKKRAPVSELLTECQEYKN; this is encoded by the coding sequence ATGGAAATAACGGATACAAGCATTGCCCGTACAATTAGGGAACGGCGGACGATCCGAGATTTTAACGGTGAACCAATGAGCCGGGAGACGGTGAACGAACTGTTAAATGATGCGGTATGGGCTCCGTTTCACTCCTCAAAGGAACCGTGGCGGTTTATTTTGTTTACGGGGGAAGGTCGAAAAGTTTTTGCGGATGCGGTCATCAATGCCTATACCAAGGATGAATCGGCCGAGTGGATCGATTGGGCGATCAAGACTTACTTGCATCTGTCACAGGCTCATCTCCTGGTCGTGATCAAAGCCGATCCGCGTCAGAAGTATTTTGAGGATGCTTTCCTTGCAGCGGGGGCGCTGATCCAAAATTTGCAACTGCTCGCCTGGGAAAGGAAAGTCGGCGTCGTCTGGAAGACGAGCGATTACATCTTGCTTCCGAAATTTTTGAATGCCGTCGGTGTGAAGCCCGGCGAGAGAGTGGTCGGCGCGCTGCATCTTGGCTACTTTAACGACGACAAGATTCCGCGGCCGAAGAAGAGGGCTCCGGTCAGCGAACTGTTGACTGAATGTCAAGAGTATAAAAATTGA
- a CDS encoding alpha/beta hydrolase family protein, whose product MSAKTRLQAEDLYKLKSVVDPQVSLDGKRCLFVVTEIDEEQDTYRSNLYCAAIDPKSEPIPWTFTHDRNFSPRWSPDGRSACFISNRSGNDQLYIINHDEGEARQLTFHPSGVDSPVWSPDGTRIAFQIALGQGESLQDREERKQKQEKLVPLEVDRMKYKFDGKGLWDGRYTHIAVMDITSGDMVQITNGDYDYQLQGWSPDGQHLTIAADLSDEPDFSFVQDIWLCHLETKAITNLTHRRGIFGSAVWSPDGKKIAMIGHEKECEYATFSKIWIYDILEKKLACLTADWDVTVGDYGLGDIQQGIVKPGILWCEDSCSFYFTATNRGNVLVYRGTVEGQINPVLSGRQHVYGFSTGMKAERAVVAVSKPDFPGELFVLDTETGKLEQLTHVNEAFLEQVELTDAEPIQLQTRDDRELNGWILKPALPDEGQKVPLIVEIHGGPHLMYSNTYVHQFQLHASKGYAVLYINPRGSVGYGQKFADAARGDYGGKDYEDIMDAVDYVLDRYDFLDPARIGVTGNSYGGFMTNWMIGHTNRFKAAVTVGTVSNWISEYGVSDISYDLIETGMKASLQDFDILWEKSPLAYADRIETPLLILHGEQDLRCTIEQGEQLFIALKRQRKTVKFIRFPKSDHLFLKRGKPSLRLSYLKHLYGWFDQYL is encoded by the coding sequence ATGTCGGCGAAAACCAGACTACAGGCTGAGGACTTGTACAAATTGAAGTCAGTGGTTGATCCGCAAGTATCCCTTGACGGGAAGCGGTGCTTGTTTGTCGTTACTGAAATCGACGAGGAGCAAGATACGTACAGGTCGAATCTTTATTGTGCAGCTATCGATCCGAAGAGCGAGCCCATACCGTGGACGTTTACTCATGATCGCAATTTCTCGCCGCGCTGGTCGCCGGATGGCCGGTCGGCTTGTTTTATCTCCAACCGAAGCGGGAATGATCAGCTATATATCATTAATCATGACGAAGGGGAAGCGCGGCAGCTGACTTTCCATCCCAGCGGTGTCGATAGCCCAGTATGGTCGCCGGATGGGACCCGGATTGCGTTTCAGATCGCGCTGGGACAAGGGGAGTCTTTGCAAGACCGGGAAGAAAGGAAACAGAAGCAAGAGAAGCTTGTTCCGCTGGAAGTAGACCGAATGAAGTATAAATTCGACGGAAAAGGTTTATGGGACGGCCGATATACGCACATAGCCGTCATGGACATCACATCCGGCGACATGGTGCAAATTACAAATGGAGATTACGATTATCAGCTCCAAGGCTGGTCACCGGACGGCCAACATTTAACGATCGCAGCAGATCTGAGCGATGAACCGGATTTTTCGTTTGTTCAAGATATTTGGCTGTGTCATCTGGAGACAAAAGCAATCACGAATCTCACCCATCGAAGAGGCATCTTCGGCAGCGCTGTCTGGTCTCCGGACGGAAAGAAGATCGCAATGATCGGCCATGAAAAAGAATGTGAATATGCTACGTTCTCGAAAATTTGGATATATGACATTCTTGAAAAGAAATTGGCCTGTTTGACAGCGGATTGGGATGTAACGGTTGGAGACTATGGACTGGGAGATATCCAGCAAGGTATAGTAAAGCCTGGTATTCTTTGGTGTGAAGACAGCTGCAGCTTTTATTTTACAGCGACGAACCGAGGAAACGTCCTCGTCTACCGCGGAACGGTTGAAGGCCAAATAAATCCTGTCCTTTCAGGCCGCCAGCATGTTTACGGCTTTTCGACGGGCATGAAAGCGGAGCGCGCCGTTGTCGCCGTAAGCAAGCCTGATTTTCCCGGCGAATTATTTGTACTGGATACGGAAACGGGCAAACTGGAACAGCTTACCCATGTGAACGAAGCGTTTCTGGAACAAGTTGAGCTGACGGATGCGGAACCGATTCAGCTTCAAACCAGAGACGACCGGGAGCTGAACGGCTGGATCTTGAAGCCGGCTTTGCCGGATGAAGGACAAAAGGTTCCGCTTATTGTTGAAATTCACGGCGGTCCTCATTTAATGTATTCCAATACTTACGTCCATCAATTTCAATTGCATGCTTCGAAAGGATATGCGGTTCTTTATATCAATCCGAGGGGAAGCGTTGGTTACGGTCAGAAGTTTGCCGACGCCGCTCGAGGCGATTACGGGGGTAAGGATTATGAGGACATTATGGATGCCGTCGACTATGTGCTTGACCGTTATGATTTTCTCGATCCTGCCCGGATAGGGGTGACGGGAAACAGCTACGGCGGCTTTATGACGAACTGGATGATCGGTCATACGAACCGCTTTAAAGCCGCTGTTACGGTGGGTACCGTCTCAAACTGGATCAGCGAATATGGAGTAAGCGATATCAGTTACGATTTAATCGAAACGGGAATGAAAGCGAGCCTTCAAGACTTTGATATCTTATGGGAAAAATCGCCGTTAGCCTATGCGGATCGAATCGAAACTCCACTGCTCATCCTGCACGGCGAACAGGATTTGCGCTGTACCATCGAGCAAGGCGAGCAATTGTTTATCGCATTAAAAAGACAGCGAAAAACGGTAAAGTTCATCCGCTTTCCAAAATCCGATCATTTATTCCTGAAAAGAGGAAAGCCTTCTCTTCGGTTAAGCTATTTAAAACATTTATACGGTTGGTTTGATCAATACTTGTGA
- a CDS encoding MSMEG_1061 family FMN-dependent PPOX-type flavoprotein, whose protein sequence is MELQWKDGIVTSKDQLVEMVGVPHKTVVHKNISFIDAHIENYLAMSSLFFISSSSADGRADVSPRGDEPGFVKVMDEKKLIFPDRPGNRRLDSLNNILENPQVGMIFIIPGLNDVLRINGKAWITRNEELLNEYQWKGKTTRMGVIVEVEECFIHCPRAFNKADLWKSETWPPKEQLPNLIEMWKAHVALNGISAD, encoded by the coding sequence ATGGAATTGCAATGGAAGGATGGTATTGTAACCTCGAAAGATCAACTGGTTGAGATGGTGGGGGTTCCTCATAAAACGGTCGTACATAAGAACATTTCGTTTATCGACGCGCATATCGAGAATTATTTGGCGATGTCGTCGCTTTTCTTCATCTCCTCGTCCTCTGCCGATGGGCGGGCCGATGTTTCTCCGCGTGGAGACGAGCCCGGCTTTGTGAAAGTGATGGACGAGAAGAAGCTCATCTTTCCGGACCGTCCGGGGAACCGGCGCCTGGACTCCTTGAACAATATTCTGGAAAACCCACAAGTGGGCATGATTTTTATCATCCCCGGTTTAAACGACGTACTGCGAATTAACGGAAAGGCGTGGATTACGCGCAACGAGGAATTGTTGAATGAATATCAGTGGAAGGGCAAGACAACCCGTATGGGTGTGATCGTCGAAGTGGAAGAGTGCTTTATCCATTGTCCGAGAGCGTTTAATAAAGCCGATCTTTGGAAATCGGAAACATGGCCGCCCAAGGAGCAATTGCCGAATCTGATCGAGATGTGGAAGGCGCATGTGGCGTTGAACGGCATTTCGGCCGACTAG
- a CDS encoding alpha/beta hydrolase family protein: MLGKRKVQAEDLYKLKSIVDPQVAPDGKQCLFVVTEIYPDKDTYRSNIYWTTIGQMIEPLPWTFGDNRNFSPRWSPDGQSVCFISDRSGTNQLFIINSNGGEARQLTFHPNGAGNPVWSPDGTRIAFQIALGQGESLQEREDRKRKQMRSVPIEVDRMKYKLDGTGLWEGRYTHIAVLEIASGDIVQMTNGKHDYQLLGWSPNGQHLTIAADLSDDPDFSFIQDILLYHLETKTFTNLTRRRGIFSSAAWSPDGKKITIIGHEKEYEEYATFNKIWMYEVAEKKLACLTADWDITVGDSGFGDIQQGVVKPGILWCEDSRSFYFTATNRGSVLVYRGTVEGHIDPVLSGRQHVYGLSMGGKSDRAVVAVSKPAFPGELFVLDTGTGKLEQITRMNETFMEQVELADAEPIQFSSRDGWELNGWIMKPAACQEGQKVPLIVEIHGGPHLLFSDTYLHQFQTLASKGYAVLYMNPRGSIGYGQQFADAVRGDYGGKDYEDILDAVDYALDRYNFIDPARLGVTGDSYGGYMTNWAIGHTNRFKAAVAVGSISNWISEYGVSDLGYYLIETHMKASLQDVELLWEKSPLAYADRIETPLLILHGEHDLRCTIEQAEQMFIALKRQRKTVKLVRFPESDHYYPEHGRPSLRIKHLHYISGWFDQYLKTASEQI, translated from the coding sequence ATGCTGGGGAAAAGAAAGGTACAAGCTGAGGATCTGTACAAATTGAAATCAATCGTAGATCCGCAAGTCGCCCCTGACGGGAAGCAATGTCTGTTTGTCGTGACCGAAATCTACCCGGACAAAGATACATACCGGTCGAATATTTATTGGACAACTATCGGCCAAATGATTGAGCCTCTGCCATGGACATTTGGCGACAACCGCAATTTCTCTCCACGCTGGTCGCCGGATGGCCAGTCCGTTTGCTTCATCTCCGATCGAAGCGGGACGAACCAATTATTTATTATCAATAGTAACGGAGGGGAAGCACGGCAGTTGACCTTCCATCCGAATGGCGCAGGCAATCCGGTATGGTCGCCTGATGGTACCCGGATTGCGTTTCAGATCGCCCTGGGACAAGGGGAGTCTTTGCAAGAGAGGGAGGACAGGAAGCGGAAGCAGATGAGGTCTGTGCCAATCGAAGTCGACCGAATGAAGTACAAATTGGATGGAACAGGTTTATGGGAAGGCCGATACACACACATTGCCGTCTTGGAAATCGCGTCCGGTGACATCGTGCAAATGACAAATGGAAAACACGATTATCAGCTCCTTGGTTGGTCTCCGAACGGCCAACATTTAACGATCGCGGCGGATCTGAGCGATGATCCGGATTTTTCATTTATACAGGATATATTGCTGTATCATCTGGAAACCAAAACATTCACGAATCTGACCCGTCGAAGAGGCATCTTCAGCAGCGCCGCCTGGTCTCCCGACGGAAAGAAGATCACGATCATCGGCCATGAGAAAGAATACGAAGAGTATGCGACATTCAACAAAATTTGGATGTATGAAGTTGCGGAAAAGAAATTGGCCTGTCTGACAGCGGACTGGGATATCACGGTTGGAGACAGCGGGTTTGGAGATATTCAGCAAGGCGTTGTGAAGCCTGGTATTCTTTGGTGCGAGGACAGCCGCAGCTTTTATTTTACAGCGACGAATCGCGGAAGCGTGCTTGTCTATCGCGGAACGGTTGAAGGTCACATAGATCCCGTTCTTTCTGGCCGCCAGCATGTTTACGGCTTGTCGATGGGCGGGAAATCGGATCGTGCCGTTGTTGCCGTAAGCAAGCCCGCTTTTCCCGGCGAATTGTTTGTGCTGGATACGGGAACGGGCAAGCTTGAGCAGATAACCCGGATGAACGAAACGTTTATGGAACAGGTTGAGCTGGCGGATGCGGAGCCGATTCAGTTTTCGTCAAGAGACGGATGGGAGCTGAACGGCTGGATCATGAAACCGGCTGCTTGTCAAGAAGGGCAAAAGGTTCCGCTTATCGTTGAAATTCACGGCGGTCCTCATTTATTGTTTTCCGATACTTACTTGCATCAGTTTCAAACACTTGCTTCCAAAGGCTATGCGGTCCTCTATATGAATCCGAGAGGCAGCATCGGCTATGGCCAGCAGTTTGCTGATGCCGTCCGCGGCGATTACGGGGGCAAGGATTATGAGGACATTCTGGATGCTGTCGATTATGCGCTTGACCGTTATAATTTCATCGATCCTGCCCGGCTTGGGGTGACGGGCGACAGCTACGGAGGTTATATGACGAACTGGGCGATCGGGCATACGAACCGCTTTAAAGCTGCGGTTGCCGTGGGCTCCATCTCGAACTGGATCAGTGAATACGGGGTTAGCGATTTAGGTTACTATTTGATCGAAACGCATATGAAAGCGAGCCTTCAAGACGTTGAGCTATTATGGGAGAAATCGCCGCTAGCTTATGCGGATCGCATCGAGACTCCGCTGCTCATCCTGCACGGCGAACACGATTTGCGCTGCACAATCGAGCAAGCAGAGCAAATGTTTATCGCGTTAAAAAGACAGCGAAAAACGGTGAAGCTCGTCCGCTTTCCCGAATCCGATCATTATTATCCGGAACATGGGAGACCTTCGCTGCGAATAAAACATTTACATTATATATCCGGCTGGTTTGATCAATATTTGAAAACGGCAAGCGAGCAGATATAA